The following nucleotide sequence is from Stigmatopora argus isolate UIUO_Sarg chromosome 18, RoL_Sarg_1.0, whole genome shotgun sequence.
ttgtcagaCAGTGTCTTTgtgtatttaatgtttttgaTAAAATGATATCAAATGAAAGAAGGCCTATGTTTGGATTTTGGCGTGTATTTGAGAAATTGTTTTGGGGGGGCAGAGGGTGGCATGACCGGATTGCAAAATTATCGGCATTTTACGCAGTAcagattgagaaaaaaaacacaacatttttttagcgtTACAATGCAATTTTGTCTCTTCACAAATGTGTtgcagattgaaaaaaaatctactttttttAGCGTTACAATGCAATTTTGTGTCGCTTTCGTCTATAGTTGCAACATTTTCAGTTCCACGGATGAAAGGAGTCATTGACGTGCATCCGAATACATTTCTCCTATCAATTTGGGCACCTGTCCAAAACATTGTCCAGAGGAAGTGCACACATCAAAGACACAAAGTCAGAGGAGAACCAAATCATTTGCTGAGCTTTCCAGGATGCTCACTGGGTTTTCCTCCCAAGAATAGACAAGATAGTTGCTGTGGACCAATGGAGGGGGGCCGTCATTTTGACCAGCTTGCCAAAGAATACAGAGATCAGAGAGAGATTTCTGCGATCAGTCAAAAAAGAGGAACCTCCATGGGGAGATGTGACCTGAAAAAAACCTCCATGACTCCTGTTGCCCCgtttgaaattaaaatgtgGCATTTAGCAGATGCTTTTCATTCAAATTGGGCAGATAATGTATTCGAGTATAATCCTATTCGCACATAATGGTTTTTAGGATGATCTTCATTTTAGGGGGGTCTTAGATTTGAAGAAAGATTTAAGACTCACCTATGACTAACTTtgaaatgtcttatttttttctaactggCAACATCTTGCGTTTTTAAGGttatagttataaaaaaaatgtcagccgTTCAACTATTACTTTAATGTGTAatgtcccccaaaaatgcaactcatACTGCAATGCCACTTATTTATTTGCGACTTAGAAAATACAGTCCACCTCATTTCATGAATGATGGCAAAAACAATGCATGTGAAATGGAACAAAAGCTTCATTCTTGAACGATGGGTTCTTTGAGCATCAATGAGCGGCGCCTTAGACCTTTTCAATGGCGTTCCGAGAACCTTTACGCCATTGGAGCCTATTTTTACATCACGCTTCCTCTTCCGGGTAAGCCCGACTGGGGCGCTCGGACCCGAACTGGCATCCAGATGGCTCGTGTCTTTGATGCTATCGCCGTCCTCTCTTTAGCACCGAGTCGGTCATCTGGAAGCTCTTGCGCCACATCTGCAGATGAGTCTTGCTCTTTCGCAATGCTCCGCCGCCCGAGGGCTCTGCCCAAGGAACCGACCAGGAACCGGCCAGGAACCCCTAACGTGTAACCTCCACCGAGGAACATCTCACGTCACCGCTTTCCTCACAGCCAGGTGCTCGTTTTCACAAAGCGATCATTTCCCTCTTCTTCCGAGGCACGTTACGATGTCTTCGTCCAAATTTGGTCCGtatttttccaccaaaaacggTCAGTTCCCCACGACTCCGTGTACAATAATTGGAATGGGCCGAAAAGGGCGATACGATGCATGTTTTCCcaaattttcatgttttttaaggTGTTTTGAAAGGTCGAAGTTCATTCGCAAATTTAGCTTGAAAAATCAGATAAACGCAAAGTTCGAGTTCTGTTCTTAGACGTCGTTTTTAACTCTCTCACTTGGCCCACCTTATGTTACGACTCCGACAGTGTCAAAGCGGCGGACCTGGGGCCAGATCCAGCCCACCGCGTCACTTTCTGCGTTCGCGACAATAAACCATGTTGGTCAACTTCTtgtttcatgcaaaaaaatccaagattACCAATAAAAACACTGCAAAACCAAGAGTGTGACGTCTGTTTTTGACCGTCCAATCGGCTGCGGTTCATCTCAGGGCTATGATAAACACTGGCACTAATTTGTGTACAAAACAGCTTCTCTACAGAGAGCCAAACAACACGTGTACGAGTTTCAACATCTGCCCACTGATACACACCAGGTTTGGTCGCatcccccacacacacatgcggTAGGATAGTGTCGTTGTTTTGAGAGGAAGTGGGGTTAATCACTTACATTCTCCAATTGGAAACATCTTTCCTTCTCTCCCCTAAGACTGAAAAGAGCCCACTCCTCAACGTAAAAACATTGCAGTCGCGACCGAATGCAAATCCATAACAATTCCGTTTGATTTATTCGTTGTTTTGCGGGGCAGGTTCGGAGTGGAGGTCGAAAGTAAGGGGTGACCCTGATAAGAGTGCAATGGTGGCCAGCTGGAGAAATTTTGGCAAAGCTTACAAATGGTAGAAAGAGGCAAAGAAACGCTTGGGAGGATGAGATAAAAACATGGTGAGGATAAAATAAGGGAAGAGGAGGACTCAAGATTAGGACGATACAAACTAATGAGCGCCTATGATGTGTTTTGGCAATAATATCAATGAATAACAAGTACATGAGGGTCATTCCAGAAATTGAGGACAAGTATAAAATTATGAATAATCCACTGGCAAAGCACTATAATATGCAGTTTGAGGATATTTACTTAAagacttaaagaaaaaaaatgtgtattttttggacttttaGATACTCTGCACTTATTTTGATAGAACTTTGCTGCCATCCAGTGTTAGAACATGACAGCATGACACATGAAGCTTGTGCCGTCTAAAATatcttctcttctcttttttttacactgcGTATGGATTTTGCTTGACTGGTTTTCATCAAAACGCAAGGAGTatcaaaaagttctattttccaAGCAAAATTGGATCAACTATTTGACTTTCTCCAAAATCTCGACATTAAGAGTTGAATGGGACCAAAGTAGAAGCAATTGATTTGAATAACTTGTTCTCTTCATCAACAGATCATAGCCAGAATTCCTAGACAGCAAACCACACTATTTTCTCTCTATTTAATAATTTACCGTCAACCTGTTTTCAAATAGTCTCAGTGACAAATCCTGATGGAAAAAAGCTAATTACCTTCAATTGTCATCTCAACAGAAGACAAGactttttgcatttaaatagaAATTTGCCTTCATCCCTATGCAAAAACTCCATCTAAAAAAAGtgtgatcgggacatccctaattattattgttaatcAGACCTTCGCACTAGAATCAGTCAATACGCAGTTGTAGTCATTTTTCATGGCCACATATGCTGTATTTTTGGGATATTTCACCCCTCCAGTTAGCCATATAGTTTGTCTAGAAGCGAGAATACGATGCATTTATCGCTCCCAAAATGGCTGCTGCCATCTGCTCGGGTTTTCTTATCTCACTGCATGCCAGCTATTTTGGGCTAGATTGGCAAAAGCTCAGCCTAACACACTGGCGTTGTCCAATCTTTCTATAATAAACAGCTCGGTGCGAGTATGACTCATCATCCAACCTacctcacacacaaacacacacacaacattgaATTATTCTGAGATACGCTAGGTTGTAAGGCTGTCACTGGGTGGTTTTCTAGGGGGGATCGTTAGTACTAATTGGCCTTGCGTAGGCGGGGTATACCCTGAATTTGGtcataattattttattgacgTTTGTCAAATCCATTGTGACGTACACGAGTtttagaaaagcaaatatttgtaCATAGTGGCATTTTTTAACTGTGTAAATGCTGAattcaaatgtaaacaattcTCAAATATACAGCAGGCCTTTTTTGCCATTCAAGCAATTACagttgcggttaatgtagaccagacatggccgcaaaatacgaaaaatcgcgaagttttttttttattattacagtgaatatacaataaaatgtgttcttcctctggccaagatgcacccTCCCACCAATCAGTTTCTCAAAAGTCCAATCAAATTGGAGTGGAAAAGATGCCATCAAAACACACATTCAAGTGAGTatgcagtacagtaatacctcgtttatcgcggtaTTTTGGTTCCAAAACCTACCGCAATAGGTGAATAGCTACAATGTAGGGacagtgtttatttaatatcatttaaacttttaaaaccctctctGTATTTTTATATAACTCCGGAAGACAGACCCCATTTTACGTTTGTATTGTTGTTCCTACTGTATACAtttttcatatacatatatttggtGGATCCAAGATGCAATGCGGTGAATATTTGATGAAGGTATTACTATAAATTTGTAGAAAAATTCTAAAATACGAGGGGTCAGTTGTTGTAATGACTATCAGgagcccaaaaaaaacaactagtattttctttattttttttcggtGGGTTCGCATTGTGGAGGCGGAGTTACTCAACCCTCCAAAGAAGCACTGTTCCATAGTGTGGGTTGCAAGAGGATGTGGGTTCAGACAGAGTTTAAAGAGCTAATATAACAAAGAAatccactccattttttttggagtgtgggTTGCATTGTCTCCTCGATAGGCGGGCTGCTCGTTTCGTTTTCAAAGGTTATCTTTTATATCAAAACAATAACGCAGTACGGACGTAAATGTAGTTACACTGTGGTGGTATTATAGCATTTAGCAGCCAAGCCCTGCTTCGGCTCCGGAAAGGGGAAAGTCTGCCCGATCATTATGTTTGTTTAATGAACCAAATGCTTTGTTTTGCTTGATAGTCAGCGTCATGACAGCAGCCATGGGAACGAGTGcgaaaaagacaacaaaaaactAGTGGACATACGTTTAAAAATCCAATAATGCAATGCAATTAAAttgaactgtattttttttcttttttctacagAAAGTAGAAAGTAGGAACTGATAAAcgagtaaaaaaaacaccaaaatgacTGCCATGGTATACTATTTATACCCACTAAGTACTACTAAGTCTGTGATGTGATGTCACTCATGCACACATTGTTTCTTTAGAAGTTTTCAAGAGTGCTTCAAATGCTTTgtagagaaaaaatatatataatcaataTCTGTAAAGTACATACAGAGCTGCATTGATTTTGTTGACATTCTACAAttcttgagtgtgtgtgtatatatatatatatatacgtatatttcatgcaacacgcttatttatttacttattcattacctatttatttaggtctaaaatgtatttttctgtgtctgtattctcaccctcttgctactgtgacaatgaaatttcccgaatacgggatgatttaaattatctaatctcatctaaAATTGCTCTGTAGTGTTGAATgagagtcttttttttaaatcatcgaATGTCTTagcaaaaatgttaataaatacagcaagattaaaaaaacagtgtttaaaCTTTAATATGACTCCTTGCCTTTAGACTACATGATCAAAATGCATGTTAAATCAACGGTGATCTAGTTGAAAATTGCATTGTGTGTCACTTTTAATCACTGGCCCACTAATAATCTATATAATCATGTATGAAGTATAAATACAATgcttatttgtttttgtgcatGGCTGTAATCACACACAAAGCGTCTCATTGTTAGCAAGCATGCATTGAAAACGTGCAAAATGTCGTTACGTCTGAATGCATAACTCCCGTATTTCATACTAACCTGTTGCTCATAATAAGCATAATGTCATACTCATAATTACCAGGCCTGAATTAGACCGTTTTCCCCGCTCTGATCAAGCAATTGAACATTTGCAAACAGAATTTCTGAGAGCTTTTAAATAGAGCCTTGCTTTCTTTTGTCATATGACCCATAATGGCAGTGGGCGGTGCCAATTTCTGTAGCGTTCCCATtattttaaatgcctcgtaCAGTCATTTTGTGAGTCATTTGAAAGAAGCACTTGGTGAGAATATCGTGTGCCGAAAATGTCAGACAAACTCGGTCTCCTTTAGCGAATTAAGTCGTTTTGAAGAAGAGCTTTAACGGAGGACGTGCAATAAACAACCTTCCCGATTACACCGACTTGTTGCTACCCGTGacagtaaatatataaatatttcccTCTCTGAACAATGGGTGGCATTTCCGACCAATTTGTGGCTGTCATACGATTATAGTGGATGTGTGCCATTGTGCAATTAAATATAACAAGTGGCTTCTACTGGGGTGACAGACTGTGTTTTCTTCAACTGGCGTATGATCGCTTCATTTATCGGTTACAACTGCCAAAACGATTAagctaaagaaagaaaataaatgctaTTCCCATTATTATATTTGTATTGACCACTTGAACATGTTTCGCCACGATAAGCCTCGACAAGATCACCATAACAAAACCACTATGTGGGATTACTATAGTCATTGTACTCAAAGATATtcaatttgaattaaatattcATAAATGCTGCGTCTCAAGAGCTTGGTTGGCACCTTTGGCCTTTTGCCATTTGCAAATGGGACTAAAAAAATAGGACAAAATAGCCACTAAAATATGAAGGCGATGCTCAGGTCAGCATAAAGTCAAATAGAAACCAAAAACTGTCCAAAAGAGATTTCAAAAGGTGTCATTATTATACACTGTAAATTCTCGCACTTTACACTTACAGTCCATTCCGTCTCTTTCGTGGTTTTTACAGATTAATAAACAGAATTGCTTTTGGTGTAATACGAAATACAAATTTTTCTCATGCCGCTATAGTTGTGGTgcaaaaataattccaaatcaGTCTCATTTTTTGCTTTACGCTTATAGTCTTTGACTCCAAGAAGACGTCTTGAGCAGCCAACAGCCAATCAGCAACAGCTTCAGCGCAAATGAccaatttcttttcaaataagCTTCTTTCCCAGTCACTCGTTTGAATAGTGAGCCCATTTGACTCCGTAATAGAAAACTACTTCATTCGAATATGACAGGCGGTCCTCCAAAGACTGAAGATTCCCATCTTACAAGAGAGAAACCCGCCTCCCCATCCTCCCTGAAAAGCGAATCAATGCCCCCCCGGGGAGGCCCGGAGGAAGGCTAACGCGTCTGGCTGTAACAGCAGAGAAGAGAGGcgtgaaaaaaacatgcacacatgctGAATTTGTGGGAGAATGTCACACATGGCGTTTGGTGGCTAAGCCAGGCGAGGGGGGTGGTCGATGACGCACACAATGGTGCTTGGACCGTTGCGAGAGACGGCAcgaagaaacaaacaaataaaaatgcagaGGCAGACAGGCTGTTTCTCTGTGACGCTATTGACAGTCTTTTGAATGTGGTCACTTTAGTTGACGTTAAAATAACGATAAGTTAGGGATTTTCAGAGGCATTCGCGCATATAGAGATAGTAAATACGCAACGTGATTAAGCAGTTTGTGGGTATTCTTATATCCTTTTTTTCGTCAACAGAACGGGATACCATTTAATTGCTTATAATATACTAGAAccgaaaaaaatcatttacagTTGGCCCGATGACATATTTTTGCGCCTGACTTTGACGATCTGGCGAGTGAGTACTGGCAGTTGATATTATTCacaatttgattattttattaaaagggcaacattattaaaaaaaatctaaaactatgACACTGAAGTGACTGTATTCATCCATTTAGTTTTCCCCCATTTGATTTGCAAATCATATCATGCTATTCTTATCCTTCCATCTATGCGCAACACAATTTCCCCCGGCGCGTATATACGCATTCAAGCTGAATAACGCCACTGAATGAGCGGCCTGGACCGCCGACGTCACCGAAAGCCTTCCTCCCCGATAGCCCTCGCCTCGTTGAACCAATCGGGCGGCCGCAAAATGCCCACCGCTTCGCCCAAGCCACACCCCCTCTCATCTGTAATTATATAGACTCCCAGACAATGGCAACCCAGAGGCACGCAGCGCGGCTCGTGCTACGAGTCGGCGATGAAGGCATCGCGCGCTGACTAGCGATGACACGGGGTGAGTGGATTCTCTTTGAATGGgtcgagtgtgtgtgtgtgtgtgtttgtgcgtgtgtgtgtagctAAAAATAACTCGGCTGCATCACTGGCTTGTGTCCTCATTTCCTATCCACGCTGCAAAGAGAACAAAAACTATGTTTTTGCCCTTTATTTTAGTCTTCAGCTGTCGTCCTATTTTGGAAATTGCAGGTGCTCGCGGGCAGGCATCGAGAGCGACAACCTGAACCGAACCACAGCGCGAGAAACTCCGGCGGCCAATCGGATCCCCTCTGGGGGACTCCCGTCGGCGGATCCGTCCCCGGAGGACGTCTGCTCGGACATGGGCTGCTCCTCGGGCCGCCAACCCCCGGCCCCGGTCCTCCACCCGGACTTGGACTGCGACCGACGGAGCGACCCCTTGCCCCAGGACTCGCAAAACCAGAATTTAAGCGAGGACAAGGGACGACAAGTCAACGTTCCCGAGTCGCTCCACACTCTGGAACGTCTGGCTCAAGCCACGGGCGGCACGGAAAAGTCTTGGTATCGCTGCGTTTTCCCTTTCGGGGTCATCTCGCTGGTCATCGGGACGGCGGGCACCGGGGTCACGTTCACCTTCGACACCCCTCTCCAGACCAAAGTGGTGTCGGTGGTTTTGCTCTGCCTCGGGCTCGTGATGTTGCTGGTGGCCGTCGTCTGTTGGCGGGCCCACCGactgaggaggaggaaaaagaagGAGGGGGGGTTCTTCGCCGCCGACCTGGGGACCCTGTGACGGCGAGGACATTTGGATGGGGAGTCTTCGACTTTGGCCCGATTGCGGGACAGCCGTGTAGAAACGGAGATGTTTGATCACTCCAATTGGGTTAGTCACGCTTTAAAGTCCTGAGATCGAATACAGATCGGCAGAAAATCCATTGGCGGTTGGCGTCCAAGTGTGACGGGAAACTGGAGATGGGCAACATTTAGTGGGACATCTTGATCTTTATCCTGAAACTTGACACGGCGAGGTTtactcttggaaaaaaaaaaactattgtgtAGCAAAGGGAATGAGGTCGTGATGCCATGCAAAAGCAAATGGTTCACAGGTTCTGGGAAAGCTTGTTTGTGTGTAGCgtgtttttacaaaaactgCGATCAAGTACTACCAGGGCAAAGGAGCTTGAAATATGTTTAAACTGGAGAGTTGGTGAATTTTATCTcgagcaaaaagcaaaaaacccAATTTTGACTCGGAAACGATGAGACAGAAAACACCAAGAAGCAAATTTACCCACAACAGCACGAATACACACTACCAGAGAAATGATGTCATCAACCTAGCTTTCAACCGTTTCCAATAGCCATCCAGTTATGTCATCTACTTGCTAAACACAAAGTTTTCATCCGGGATAAATTACTGAAAAGGTGCCGTTATTTATTCAGGTAAAGCTTTCATCTCTACTGAAATTGTAGTAGACAACCCAATCGTAGTTGTACTGGCCAAGTCGCCAAGGCAAAACCTCAAAAACGCAAACATTGAGTCGCATTGTCCCGAACTTTCCAACCATTTCCGAAGTTAAACAGAAATCGGTGCAAGGAAAACCCAAAAACTGGTGATCCAactatattttctttcttgatGGAGACCCATTCATTGGACCACAATCCAATCCTATTCCAGACATACCTCACTGAATACAGAGCAACAAAAAAACGCTATGACCGCTTTCCTGATCCTCCACAAATCAAACATTAACGGTAGGTGCACGCAACGGGGGACCCCGATTGACCCACTTGCCTTACGCTTTCCAGAAACTCTACCTGTGAAAAGATCGACTTGTTTGAGATAAAATAAGGATGTTGTCATGCTTAGACAGTGGTAGCATTCGTGAAAATAAACGTGCCGTCCCTTTTTGAGTAAACAAAAAGGGTAGCGTGAATCTGTAAGTCAGCCACAACTACTTTTAGCAACTAATGATGCGGTTTGGGAACCCGGCGGCATCGCGTTAATGTAGCCATGTATTTTATTGTTGATCGCTCCTGGTTTTTTTGGGTAATTTgggtttccaaaaacatgcaaatttgaGTAAATTGAAGAGTTAAGTTGTTATTATGAGAGCGCTGGTCTTTATCTGTCCTGTGATTTGATAGTGACCTTTCACACTCATCCAATGTGTCTTATCGACTTATTTGTGCTGACTATTAAGaagtatttgctttttttttttttaatcgtgaaaAGAAAATATCGCGCAGATGTATAATggaggcagattttttttctttatttttaagataAAGCAACTGTCGTTGGTGGTAAATTTGTGAGGTAGAATGCTGGAATCAAGTTTATGTTAAAGTATAATTACATATCATTTTTGTGACATGACCGAGCTTGTTTGAGTGCCTTTTGTCATACATTTTGTCGCCGTGTAGGATTATTcccaattataaaaaaatagaagcaaatatatatttatttattatatatattagggCTGGACGAcctggccccccaaaaaaatctaataaaatcacaattttcaacTGTTCCCaactattttgtttgtttaaaactgGTATAGTTTACATTTAATAGTAAGACGGTGCACgtgcaaaaatgcattttgtatcCTAGTGCACAATTCGTGCAATTTTTTTGTCGTCTTCAAATATCAAGATTTGATTCTTTTATAGGAAATGTTCAAAATCTGTCAAACCACTCAAGTTTGAATCTTCGTGGTAAATGTTCGATTTAAAAACAACCCTCTTAAAATGACCCAGCGCTGTTCTACTGACTTCATTTAATGCTTGATATTTGTACTATGGACTTCAAATGctgaaaaacataaaaagaaacTACAAAACCAAACCCAtctgcttgtttttttccaattgctACCATTCGTCTGATTTCAATCTCGATTGAGCCTGCGCATCTTTGATCATGCAAATAATACCACATAATAGAACTCAATTGTGCGTCTTGAACAGATGGGGAAACAAAAGCGGTTGCTACTGGCAACCCATGCAGAATGATAACATGAAATATGTCTACGGGGAAACAGATCTACTCATATGTTGTGGAACTAAAATCGGCAGTTTAGCTTTGGGGATATGGCTGGATTGGTGAGAGGAAATGATCAACCCGCGGGCTAGCAGATGGTCAGCTaagttttattttacaaatagtCATTATTCAGGCATTTGGTTCATTTGCCGTGTCCGACCACGGAACGAATTGGCAGTGCGTTTTGGTTTTGtggctttttattttacaacacCGCAGCAGGAGTGGAACAAATGTGAACGGACTTTGTGTGCGATCGGGCGCATCGATAGGCCGAGAAATATGTTTTTACTAAAGTGGGAAAAACTCCATGTAACCCGAATTTCGGTGTAAGTCGAAACATAAAAGTATAAACTACAGCGAAAGCCTCTACATTATTATTCCACCAtataattcaatatacatcacAGCAATGTATATCATAGACCGGAAATTCCAGCCAGGGGTGtactaaaatgaaaaagaatataCAAATGATTCTATTTCTAAGCCCCCATTTTAGCTCAGGCAGTTTCTAAAATTTAAGGGTACACTTTAGATACCGATTAGTAAATGCTTTTCCAGCCGGAAAGCCAAGGCAGGGGTGAAACGTGGAAAATTAAATCACGCATGCTCTCCAATTAAGTAGACGGACCTCCTACTCAGTGCACTATTGATTCTAACAACCGTATCCGTGACCGCCACCTTTTGTGGGAACAGCTGTCGACGTGAGGAGTCCAACAAGCATGCCCGAGCCGCCTCCTTGGCGCATCTATAAGGGATCGTGTCAATCTATGCACCCCCACCCCCAAGGAATGGTCTATAAATAAACTGAGGCTGACACGagaggaaaaggaggaaaaaatggGTTGAACAGTTTGTAGCATGTTCATGAAATTACTCTCGAaccgataaaaaaaatacactttttttcgtATATTTTAACCCCCGTTCTAGTTACAATGCAAGAATGTTAATACTGACGTCATCAGTCAGATTTACAAACATACGAGTACTCACCTTATATTTGAATGAGGTTAAAACATTgtacatacacacgtatacaaaATATTAGTTGTGTCTTATGTGAACAAATAATATGAAGAGTTGTATTTGTGAATTGGAATGTCTTATTGAGCTTTCTATAATGGACCTGCGGGGATTTTTGTCATGTTTGGGTCAAGTTTTGGGGCcctgtgtgtattttgttgCATATTATTATACATATTATTTTGCTGCATATTATGActcattaattttatttatttttacatgtgtAAAAATTGTGACTTGCCAAAGTATTTCTACCATGTGTATAAGTGtgccttgttttgtttttgtttgtttttttagattggGAGGGGCGGGGGTGCCCATTGATGCACCTTATTGGAatttatgtgtttgtttttttagattggGAGGGGCAGGGGTGCCCATTGATGCGCCTTATTGGAATTTCCTGTGTGTATTTTACTGTATATTATACATAGTATTATACATGTTATTTTGCTGCATATTATATGACtcctgcctcctactagctgacttgaaggaaggtaagtggcagacagtgtgcggtaatcgagaggtaagcgacctgtatgtaatcgagaggtaagcgaccggtatccacaacagcggaatgacaaattacaagtccgtaacttacacttatttaggtcttttgccgattaaacgtagctatggagaagcaccatcaatttcgtcacacgcagtttctgcgtgtgatgacaagtaggcttttttgtgttgtggtaatgacgccatggcctatgtccgattattattattattattattacttttgtttatttttcccatGTGTAAAAATTGGACGGGCCATATGTGACCTGCCAAAGTATTTCTACCATGTGTACTAGTGtgccttgttttgtttttgtttgtttttttagattggGAGGGGCGGGGGTGCCCATTGATGCACCTTATTGTAAtgtctgttttgtttgtttttttagattggGAGGGGCGGGGATGCCCATTGATGCGCCTTATTGGAATTTTCTGTGTATTTTGCTACATATTATACATATCATTTTGCTGCATATTATATGactcattatttttgtttatttttcccatGTGTAAAAATTGGACCTGCCAAAGTATTGCTACCATGTGTACTAGTGtgccttgttttgtttttgtttgtttttttagattggGAGGGGCGGGGGTGCCCATTGATGCAGTTTATTGGAATttctgtgttgtttttgtttgtttttttagattggGAGGGGTGGGGGTCCCCATTGATGCGCcttattggaatttttgtgttgtttttgtttgtttttttagattggGAGGGGCAGGGGTGCCCATTGA
It contains:
- the LOC144093349 gene encoding transmembrane protein 100-like encodes the protein MGCSSGRQPPAPVLHPDLDCDRRSDPLPQDSQNQNLSEDKGRQVNVPESLHTLERLAQATGGTEKSWYRCVFPFGVISLVIGTAGTGVTFTFDTPLQTKVVSVVLLCLGLVMLLVAVVCWRAHRLRRRKKKEGGFFAADLGTL